The following nucleotide sequence is from Gemmatimonadaceae bacterium.
TTCAACGCGAGCCCCTATGACCGTTCCCACCCGCGACCACATCCTCGACGCCGCGGCGAAAGTCTTCGCCGAGCACGGCTTCCGCGGCGCGACCACCCGGCTCATCGCCGAGGCGGCCGACGTCAACGAGGTGACCCTCTTTCGCCTCTTCGGCTCCAAGGACGCCCTCCTTGGCGAAGCCATCCGCACCCGCGTCTATGAACGCGAGGTCTCCCAGCTGCCGGACGCCCCCGGCGACGCCCGTGCCGAACTGATTGCGTGGGCCTCGGTGGAGTACAGCAACATCCTCGCGCACCGCCCCTCCATCCGGCAGGGAATGACCGAGCTCATCGAACGTCCGGAACTGCGCCGCTGCATGGCGCAGGGACCGCTCGGCGGGTACACGCGCCTGCAACGGTACCTGACGGCGCTCGCACGCGACGGTCGCTGTGCCAAGGATGCGAATGCCATCAATGCCTCGGCCATGCTCCTCGGTGCGCTGTTCTCCGACGCGATGGGGCGCGACATGATGCCCGAGGCGCTGCCTCCGGCCAAGCAGGTGCCCGCCGCATACGTGGACCTGATGCTTGCCGCCATCGGCTATCACGCCGAGCAGACTGCCCCCCGTCGCCGCCCTTCGACCGCGCGCGCCAAGCGCAGCGCCTGACCCGGAGGGCCTTCATATGAACAGACCATCTCTCATGCGAATCATCTCGGGTACGACACGCGCCGCCCGTGGCGCCAGCCTGCTGCTCGCCCTCGCGCTCCCCGCGATGGCGCACGCCCAGGGTTCGGCCGCGCCGGCCCAGCTGTCGCTGGCCGACGCGCTGAAGCTGGCGGAACAGCGCAGCGAGGCGCTCAAGATCGCCGAGGCCGGACTGAAGCGCACGCAGGGTCAGCGCTATCAGGCGCGCGCGCAGTTCTATCCGCAGCTCAACGGCACCGCGGGCTACCAGCGCACGCTCGAGAGCCAGTTCCAGGCCATCAGCAGGAGCGCGGGGAGTTCGTCGAACGGGAGTTCGAACGGCGGCTCGAGCGGAAGCGGCTCGGATTCGAGCAGCAGCGGCGGCAGCGACCTGGCGAGTTCGCCGATCGCCAAGATCTTCGCCGCGCCCAGCACGGTGACGCTCGGCTTGCAGTTCAGCCAGAACCTCTTCACGGCCGGCAAGCTGACCGCGGCCAACAAGGGCGCTGACGCGGCCGAACGCGCCGCGCAGGCCGGCGTGGCGACCGCGCGCGCCCAACTGGTGATCGACGTCGCGCAGGCGTACTACAACGCGGTGGCCGCCGATCGCATGGCGGCGATTGCCGACAGCGCGCTAGCGCAGGCCGAGCGCGCGCTCAAGCAGACGGAACTGGCGCGCCAGGTGGGAACGAGCGCCGAGTTTGACCTGCTGCGCGCGCGCGTGACCCGCGACAACTCGCGGCCGATGGCGATCCAGGCGCGCGCCACCCGCGACATCGCGTACATGCACCTGCGGCAGATGCTGGGGCTCTCGCTGTCCGGACCGATGACGCTCACCAGTTCGGTGCGCGACGACCTGACCGCCGAACAGGCGATGGCGCAGACCGCCCGCACGGTGCTGACGGGACCGGTGGCGCTGCCGCGCGAGAACGCCAGCGCGGTGCCCGACACGAGCGTGGAGCACCGCGCCGCGGTGCGGCAGGCCGCCGACGCGCTCGAGGCGCAGCGCTACGCGTTGCGCGCCGCCAACTGGCAGCGCCTGCCGAGCATTCAGCTGAGCAGCAGCTACCAGCGCTTTGGCTATCCGCGCGATGGCACCTTCCTGCCGAACTCGTTCGCGCAGTTCTACCCGAACTGGACGGCGACGATGGGCTTCAGCTTCCCGATCTGGACGAGCGGGCGCCTGCTGGGCGAGAAGATGGTGGCGCAGGCCAACTACGCGGAGGCGCAGCAGCGCCTGCAGCAGGCGCGCGAGGCGGCGGAACTCGACGCCCGCGTGAGCATCAGCCAGTACGAACAGGCGCAGGCCGCGTACGCGGCGAGCGTCGGCACCGACGAACAGGCGGCCAAGGCATACGCCATCGCCGAGGTGCGCTATCAGGAGGGGATCAGCACGCAGTTGGAACTGGACCAGTCGCGCACGCAGCTGCAGCAGGCGCGCATCAATCGCGTGCTGGCGGCGCGCGACTTTGAACTGGCCCGCCTGCGCCTGGTGTTGCTCCGCGACCTGCCGCTGAGCGGTGCGCCGGCCGGCATGTCGTCCGCTTCCACGACGGGAGGAATGCGCTAATGACTCCCCTGCACCCTGCACCACACAGTGCCCGTGCCCTTGCACCCCACCGTGCCCGTGCCCTTTCACTCCCAATGACTCCGATGTCCATTCGCCATACGATCCTCCTCGTCTCGCTCGCGGCAACGGCCGCCTGCGGCCGCCAGTCCCAGCCGTCCGCCGGCGCGCCGACCGAAGTTCTCGTCGGTCCGGAAGCCATCGTGGTGACCGAGGTCTCGATGCTCGCCACCGGCCCGGCGCTGAGCGGCACGCTCGCCGCGGAACGCACCGCGGCGATTCGCGCCGAAGTGAACGGCCAGGTGCTGGCGATCCTGCACGAACCCGGCGACCGGGTAGCCGCCGGCGAGCCGCTGGCGCGCATCGATGATCGCGCCATCGCCGATGCGTGGCTCGGCGCGCGCAGCGGCGTGACGCAGGCCGAGCTTGCCGCGGATATCGCCAAGCGCGAACTCGAGCGCGCGACCAAGCTCAGCGCGGCGGGCGCGATCAGCGACCGTGATGCCGAGAACGCCCGCCGCGCCAGCCTGGCCGCGCAGGCGCAGTACGAGGACGCCAAGGCCCGCCTGTCGCAGGCGCAGAAACAGAAGGACGCAACGGTGGTGAAGGCGCCGTACGCCGGGCTCGTTGCCGAGCGCACGGTCAACGCCGGCGACATCGTGGCGCCGGGGACGCCGTTGTTCACGGTCATCGATCCGTCGACGATGCGGCTGGAGGCGAACATTCCGGCGAGTCAGCTGGGCGCGGTGCGCGTGGGCGCTCCGGTGACCTTCTCGGTCACCGGCTATCCCGATCGCCGAT
It contains:
- a CDS encoding TolC family protein, giving the protein MNRPSLMRIISGTTRAARGASLLLALALPAMAHAQGSAAPAQLSLADALKLAEQRSEALKIAEAGLKRTQGQRYQARAQFYPQLNGTAGYQRTLESQFQAISRSAGSSSNGSSNGGSSGSGSDSSSSGGSDLASSPIAKIFAAPSTVTLGLQFSQNLFTAGKLTAANKGADAAERAAQAGVATARAQLVIDVAQAYYNAVAADRMAAIADSALAQAERALKQTELARQVGTSAEFDLLRARVTRDNSRPMAIQARATRDIAYMHLRQMLGLSLSGPMTLTSSVRDDLTAEQAMAQTARTVLTGPVALPRENASAVPDTSVEHRAAVRQAADALEAQRYALRAANWQRLPSIQLSSSYQRFGYPRDGTFLPNSFAQFYPNWTATMGFSFPIWTSGRLLGEKMVAQANYAEAQQRLQQAREAAELDARVSISQYEQAQAAYAASVGTDEQAAKAYAIAEVRYQEGISTQLELDQSRTQLQQARINRVLAARDFELARLRLVLLRDLPLSGAPAGMSSASTTGGMR
- a CDS encoding helix-turn-helix domain-containing protein, whose amino-acid sequence is MTVPTRDHILDAAAKVFAEHGFRGATTRLIAEAADVNEVTLFRLFGSKDALLGEAIRTRVYEREVSQLPDAPGDARAELIAWASVEYSNILAHRPSIRQGMTELIERPELRRCMAQGPLGGYTRLQRYLTALARDGRCAKDANAINASAMLLGALFSDAMGRDMMPEALPPAKQVPAAYVDLMLAAIGYHAEQTAPRRRPSTARAKRSA
- a CDS encoding efflux RND transporter periplasmic adaptor subunit, which gives rise to MSIRHTILLVSLAATAACGRQSQPSAGAPTEVLVGPEAIVVTEVSMLATGPALSGTLAAERTAAIRAEVNGQVLAILHEPGDRVAAGEPLARIDDRAIADAWLGARSGVTQAELAADIAKRELERATKLSAAGAISDRDAENARRASLAAQAQYEDAKARLSQAQKQKDATVVKAPYAGLVAERTVNAGDIVAPGTPLFTVIDPSTMRLEANIPASQLGAVRVGAPVTFSVTGYPDRRFKGTITHIAPAADATTRQVRVIARIPNAGAGLVAGLFAEGRVSSTVHEALTAPMNAVDLRGIRPLVSRLKGGKVERVEVTLGARDDATERVEIKAGVARGDTLLVGAALGITPGTPLKVSVPTDHPKR